The Montipora foliosa isolate CH-2021 chromosome 6, ASM3666993v2, whole genome shotgun sequence genome includes the window GAACGAGCAATTACCGGAGGCATATTTATTCCCTGCATGTCCCTCTATCTAATTCTCGATCCAGTCCAACAGATCGCGATAACAGTTATGTTGCATCGTTGTTGGATTTGCTAACTATTATAATAAAGTATATTTTTATCAAATATCTGATAGATTGATCCAAATTTCTCGGAGTTCTCTGCCGTCCCACCAAAATCAGTTTTGCTTCATAATTTAATACAATCGCTTCGCTCGCGTGAATACAATTGCGCCAGAATGGACGTTATATTTTTGCACTGGTTGTCGTCTCTTCTATAAACCTAGATATTGATAAATGCAAACGGGTTCccttaatttgtgacgtcaatgcCAACTGCCAGAATACAGATGGTTCGTACATCTGCACATGTAGGACTGGATACACTGGGAACGGAAAAACTTGTACAGGTAGGGGCCTGTATTGCATCactatttaaaaattattcaccgaagtagaGGAAAATATGCGCTTGTTCAAATACTATTCGGCTGCTACTTAATGTAGGTGTATGTTGCGTATAATTTTCCCTTTATTCTGAAATTTACCTTGGCCAAACATTTTTTGCTgactggggtgcagggatggcgcagtggtgagagcactcgcctcccaccaatgtggcccgggttcgattcccagattcggcgtcatatgtgggttgagtttgttcgttctttactctgcaccgagtggttttctccgggtattccggtttcccctctcctcaaaaaccaaaatttgacttgatttgcattaatattcgttaatttcagtttacagtgtccccaattagttctccGGCGCTAGTgaaactagacacttaaataaagttcctttgtCAAGAATTAATAAAGAGTATGATTATATAtgattgtgttgtgttcttgggcaagacactttactctcacggtgcctctctccatccaggtgtataaatggataccggtgtaatgctgggggtaagcttgcgatggactagcatcccatccaggggggagtataaatactcccagtcgcttcatgctacagaaactggagataagcgccggcctgatgagccttctggctcgtaagcagagactttaccttatgATTATAATAGGTCATTTGTTGTGAGAGTGGACAGTTTAAAATGAACTATCACCTTTTTGTGAACAGTATGCCAGTaaacaaaaagaggaaaaaaatactaacaCACAATAGGGGTTAAAAAATATCTCCCTCGCTATGTACCATTGTTGTTTCTGTCTTTGCGATAGAATCAACGAGTGAAGACCATCTCCCTGGCCTTCGTCCGGTGACTTCAACCCTTTTTGTATGAACAATGAAGGATTACGTTTGTTCATGCAATGTTGGTTTCAAAAATGATCTGCACTGGTGAGAAAATTGTggcttaaaaaaaaatatattttttttttatataaatctAAAAACATGATTATATTTTTTCCTGCTGAAATGTCCATGGTAAAACACTTTAGTCTTTGTTTTTACACTTTATCAAAGTTGGATCAGAAATATTTGTTTCTTTCCATCGATAACGCATCTTCATCTACCCTTGGCTCTTTTAATTCACAATCAAGATGCTTAGATCGTTGTTGACTATTTTGCCGGTTACAGGGAATTAACTTAGTCTAACATGCCAGTCTTTtcccatatttaacaattaatgTACATCATTGTACCTGTAAGGTCTATAAATCTGCACATTATCATCTATATAACTTATCGCGTATCAGGAGATATTTAGTCAAGACATAGTAGAGTGGGAACACTCATCCATGCTTTTATAACAAGCTGGCCAGATCAATGTAGTGCTCTATTGAATATTGTATGATCTACCAAATCTTCTCCTTCATAAGCTCCAGCGTGTTCAAAACGCGGCAGCAAGACTGGTTCTTCGATCATTCAAGTTCTGCCATATCACCCTATTTTTATACGAATTACACTGGCTTCCCATCAAGTTCCAAATCAAGCTAAGTTCAAAATAATTCTACTTACATATACATTCAAAGCTAGTCATTACATATCTTCTTGTACTGGCGGAGCTCACGCGCGCGAAgcgcgccagcggagcaccatggggaAAAATTTTGAGAAGTCTATCGGTGAGAgaaaaattttggttatgacgttgGCGTACGCCCGTCCGCCCGTACAGTCTGTCGGattggaggtggggaggcaagACGGCCTGTCAGACTCGCGACGATTACATGAACATAGTTGAAACGCTGACTAGTCTGCCTAAGGCTCGTTTTCTCTCGCTTCGGAGAAAAAAGGGAGTGATTTTCGTCATCTAGTCCATGCATCGTCCATGTTTTCATGCATCGTCCATGTTTAATCTACTTACCAAGacgatcagccgatttttgtaATTTGAATGAATACAAGTTATTGAGCACAGTTGAATATTACACGGCCTCtgtagtagttgttgttgttttttgtttgtttgtttgtttgttattgttgttgttgttgccttTTGGGAAGGGAGTGTTCCGGCAAGTTTCCTTAGCGGGAAATCGACTTAACAGTAGCCGAGTGAgtctacaacaaattttgaccactgtgatgacgaatatcgttgtcgataagagtataGACAACAATGAACCACTTCTGATTtgcttttttaccacaatattcaacgccaaagaaagttttcatttcagagcgtgaccaaaatcataacttaaagaaagagcaagcgttgtctataactttctagcaatatgattggtttgtttcccaaaatgggcgttcatGATTGGCTactacattgcgtgacaaattgacgcgagcatgacgcgtacagcgttgtctagactcttatcgacaacggcaaattagccaatcagatcgcGAGGTTAccagcaattgtggtaaaaattgcATTCGGCAAGGCGCGTTTTTCTGGCGAGAAATCACATTGACTGTAGTTTTTGAAAGAGGATTTTATTCTCAATCAATGCCAGTTTTGCTAAACGATTTGCGTTAGTATGAAAAGGTCTGAGATCCTCGTCCAAAGACTGCGAAGGTTACTTCTCGCAGACGGGCTTTTTTTGTTTAAACCAGTAAAGAATCAGCGTTTGGGTGTTTTGAGCAGTTACGTTACGGATTACGGTATACAGGTATGCGAGAGGAAAGCTCGATCGTGTTGTTTGGTATAAGGTTGTAATGGCGCTGTTTTCGGACGTTGTTGTGTAACGAAATTGATGTTTTGCTTCAAGGAAGAAGCAGGTTCTTGGTGAACATGGGAAGAGACTGCAAAAAACACTGTCAGGGCATCTTAGGATTTGTATCTGCTTAGCAAAGCAACGATTTTGTGGGAAATGATGACTGACCTAAACTGTCATGATCACCAGGTTCGTATcccattcttcttcttcttttttttttttttgttttttttttctttgccttttatACGGACATTTATGTGATCGTGATATGTTTGTAATTACTTGTCCTATTTCTCCGATTTTTTTCCGAGAAACGTTGAAGAAACATTTATAtctcttctttgctttcttaCAAAGACCAAAAAATGTTTGTGTTTTATCCAAATGTTTGCTATCCAATAGTTTGTTTGGAATCTAACACTCTTCGTTTTTCCTGCTGTCGGTGGCAAGCGAAGTCCGGACGGCTTACATCCTGACAGGCTCCGCTTTAAAAAGTTCACGGTGAAGTTTACAAGAGGTTGACATTaattttcgaaaaatgtcgCGAAGAGCAACAACTCCTTGCCAAACTTAACACGATTTTAATAGATGAGCATTAGAAACACTTTCTGTCACATCAATTCTCGTTATTACTAAAAAAACGCAAACTTTTAAGGTAATTAAAGTAAAAACTGTTCATCTTTAATATGTTCAATGTTTACGACTGAAAAGTTTTCAGAAAGCcatttttatgttgtttttctgttgttaTTGCCAATGGGATCCTATCATTATCAGTGATCTCAAAAATAGTACCGTTTACAACTTGTAGTCAAAGTTTGTAGTTTGAAATAACTACAACTGATCGAAGTCAAGTAAAAAACGACCGCTGAAACTCTTCTCAACTTGATGAGATGTCCATTTGATTCATGTCTTATGCTTTCGCTCTGTCAAGATTACTTTTCTCAATGAAAAGTAAAGTCAATTTTGACGAGTTTTTTCGATGTTattcaaaaaaaggaaatcgaCGTTAGCTTCTGTTGTCTTTACTCTTACAGATCACAAAAATCACACCACAAAATGTTCAAAATAAGGTGAACAGAGTACATTTCTCCTTTTAAGGGCGGTGTTCAGTACGCACCCTTTGCATAATTGGGATTTTACCGTTTAGTTTTGTTTAGGCTTATTTAAAAATATGGAGTTTGGTTTGATAGTTTAAAATGTCACCGATACATGAAAGAAAACTGAATTTGTATCTCAACCAAAGCACAAAACCATTTCTGCTGTTAAGGTTTAAAAGTAGAACTGTTAACCTATTCATctactggccccagttgttcgagcgatggatagcgctatccgcaatataaatcactatccagttaCCCACTatcatagcaaaaccaattgggCTATCCAGtgtatagtgatttatccggtggagagtgttatccaccttttgaacaccGACGCCTGATCTTTTTAAATGTAATTAAAACTGTGATAAGACAAAAGTTTGTTAATCGTTAATCATTAATTTATGCTTGTAATCACGCAGTCCAAAAGGTAGTTCTAAAAGTGCATGTTTGCACATGATTGAATGGTGGCTATAGTTGTGCAGCAAAACAGTGGAAAAATTTTAATCACAATAAAGAGTACCTTACTAGAGTCGTACAAACCCGACAATAGGGAAGGGGATTTGAACACCATTTCGGTCGGAAGGGGcaggaatttgaacgatccaatcttcaaaagttcaaatacGCGGGGTTTGCCGGGAAGTGGGgcgggcgggggggggggggggattgatAGACGCATAAGCTTaggccaaaaattgcaatacagagaaaaaagcagctctaaacaagttaaaaatataCACTCAACTGCAATTAAGTTTAATaaccctccgatgcttgacttgaatgcGTAGCCACCgctgtggaccacagctattaGATATGTCAGAATGGactgaaaacagcaaaaattgcagaaagaaaatactttacaaaccgttttccacctgaacacgaaaagcgttgaatGTTAAGAGCCTTAGTTGACGTAGTAAGGCGGTGTAgccgcgtcaagccacagaaagcgccCGAAATAtaaagcctcgtttatgtttaggtgaatCGAACGTGGGTTGAGTggctggtcagcagtcaacttaaaaaaaaaaacagctgaccttggtgAGTTTTAACTAATACTGGTCAGTGAATATGAGCTTTGGTAGTCTTCGATAGCTTTCGGGAATGCTGTTCCCAATTTTAGCACCAACGATGGAAAAAGAGTGTTTACGATGATTGAGCCTAGAATGATTAAAATAGTAGTTACCAGAATTTGAAGATGCTGAGCGAGTATTATACTGATGTATGTCTTGTGCAGAAGTAAAAAGATTGTAGATATTTTGAGGTGCAGACTTAGTGGTTATATCAAGCATTAAGATTGATGAAAGTTTGAAGTAGAGCATTGTGATTGGCAGAATTTTAGATTGAGCGAAATATGGAATCGCATGCGTTCTGAAAGTCAGAAAGTTGATCAAGCGAACGGCTCTCTTTTGGAGTAtaagaatttttttctaaatgagATTTGGAAGCTTGGCCCCAGGCAATGAGGCCGTAAGATATAAGGGAGAAATTAAAGCATTGTAAATACTTAGAAGTGTTTTTAAAGGGAAAAAGTGTCTTAGTCTCGAAATAATTCCAATATTTCTGCTGATTTTTAAAGGAATATAATTTTTATATGGTGTTTCCAGGATAAATGTTGGTCAATTATTATCCCTGAGTATTTAACATGATCCTTACGTTCAAGATCAaagcttttctctgtccttgtgtgggcccatttccatcagtagggctaacgctcacatggttcatatgggatagaaatctagcacttcacgttgcactctattcagttaactctgtttaaaatgtaagtgctacacggccaacgtttgtataaacgtaacctttccttgtacctCTATTTATTAGCCTCGTTTCCTCGATCCGTACTGAAAGTTAAGgattttcgtttttttcccgTAGATTAaaaaatcaacgggaaaaaatttcggtccgtaacttagagtaaaagtaaagtaaggTCTCTGCTTACGAGTCAGAAGGCctatcaggccggcacttatctccggtttcattagcatgaagcaactaggagtatttatacttcCCCATGGATgtgatgccagtccatcgcagggttacccctagcatttcaccggtacccatttatacacctgggtggatagaggcaccgtgagagtaaagtgtcttgcccaagaacacaacacaatgtcccttgCCAGGGACCTGAACcgggaccactcgatccggagtcaagcacactaaccatgaggccaccgcgcctcccacgcCTCCTCGTAACTTAGAGTACGGACCTTGAACCCGGTTTGCAAGAGGTATTTATCTTCGGGCAATCTACTCCATTACCCCTGCATTGCAATTATCACTACCATTTTCTTTGCTCCAATActcgcccttgtcattacattAGTTTTGGTCATAGTCCTATCCCATTTTTTCAATTATCTTCCTTCTCCAAACAACGTATTAAAATTTTGCTTCGCAGCTTGTTTTCTAAAGTAACAAAtacagaatattttttttctcacaaaagGTCCACCCGATCCGGTTGCCTGGTTCCCTCTCAACACCTCATACAGAACCAAAGAAATCAACAATAGAGTGGCCCAAGGGAATCTTCTCAATGTTGTTCTTGCTCCAGGGCCTGATGGAAGAGCAGACGGGTCTTACGAGTTTCTAGGACAAAACAATAGCTACATCGAGTTTATGAACTCCCCTGGTGGATCTCTGAATGTGAACTTCTCGATGACGGTGTTGTGTTGGTTAAACTATAAAAAAGACGGACCTGTATTTAACTATGCGGCAAGCGCCAAAAAATATGGTGTTTTGCTTTATGTAATACATGAGAGAATATTTGCCCGCTTTAGAAAGAGCGATTACAAAGCAACGAAGGGCATGATAAGCTCTACCCCTACTCCAAGAGATACTTGGACGTTTGTCGGTGCATCGTACAACCACTTATCCGGTGACACCAAATTGTTTGCTGACGGACACCAGATTGCAAGCGAAAACATCGGTACCGGATTTGAACTGGGAACACAGGACAACGCCAGGCTTGGAGTGAGGCTTGGCGATGGGAAATTCTTCAGAGGCAAGATTTCACAGTTGAAGGTGTATAATGTAGCCTTGTCCCCGGAACAAATGGAGGTGTCAAGAAATCAGTTGTAACTTTCAATCCAATCCACGTTCAAATCAATTTAGTTGTTAAGTGACAaaggagaacaaaaaaaaaaatggccgctATCAGGCTAGTCCAGTCGGGTTTAACGATAGAACAGCAAGGGATGTCATTACAGCATTTTAAGGTCATCCTCTTTTTTATCTCCGTTTAGCGTCGTAGGActgacccaaatttttggcattttcaaacagaacaaaacaaaaaaaaaaaaaaagaaaagaaaaagaccaACCGACCCAATGTCAGGAAAAGCATTCGACCCTAAACGAAAagaaaaggggatggcctaaaATAAAGTAAGGTAAAAAGTagccattaaccctttcaccgccagaaatgcaaattgacacacatattttactctgtgtaacgccagacgattttactcgtcaatggggaagccctcagcagtgaaagggttaagataTGAAATTTAAATGtagaaaattaaaaagaaaaagagatttACAGTTTGTACGTCTTTATAGAGTACACAGGTGTACATGCAGAATAAAACTATCCAGGGTGCAATACAGTCACAGATAATGATTAGCATTTAAAAATCAACACGAAAAAGTTGATGTAAGTTATTTTGGGTGCATTCTTTTTGGAGTATATTGGCTATTATCATTCCGGATTAGGAATAACAGAATAAACGGAATATTAATTCGCAAAAAAAGAACGCAAATTATGAAACAGAATATTTTTGGCGAAGTGACCTGGAACTATTGTATCTTCGCATGTGCCAGTTGCGTTGGCATGGCGACTGTAATAATTTTCCCGAAAGTTTAGCACACGCAATGTTGAAATATGGCCATAAGTACTagtttttttttggcagtttCCTCGTTTTTTCTGTTTGCTTCTTCGTCTTAAATGGGAAGATGACAATTATTTGTTTGTGCTTGTGAGTGCTTTTCGTAGTGCATATCCGTTCCCATATGATCTTCGTCTTGCCGTTGTGTTGACGTAATTGAAGAGAAGGTTCGTGGGTTTTGCTATCGGGAGCAGAATGAACGGAATAGTATACCGTTCATTCCGAAAACGGAGTGGgtcccaaaagaacacgaatACCGTCTATTCCTTGTATTCGTATTCCGGAATCGTACCAAAATAACGCGCCCTTAATGATGGTGGTAAATTTTTAGGTCAGAATAAATTGACCTTAAAATAACTTGAGGTAATGACTTGTAGTAGCTATTGCCAAGAGCCAACAAGACAGCCAATGTAATACATactttgcagatttgtatcagagtacCATTTTTAGAACACAAtagtagttgtaattttttatttcaaagtaatGCAACTCAACTTCTCTGTAATTTTGAGCtcccgtaattttaacaggaaagtaaaataattaggatggATAAAATCCATGCTTGCCATGTacaaaatcgccaaagcgttttcatgGTGAGACATGTCtggggaatcaaactctttTCGATTTCCTTGCATGACAcaatgaaagttgtttcacttgtaggaTTTTTATTtcgcaagatacagccatgaattatacGTTACTCATTGATCGCTTAATTGTGCACTTTGCAGATcttatttcctttgaaattaaactaaattgttcacaactcaatGGTCACAAAACGACaaacagcggccgataagaacactCACGCTGGTTCAGTCCCGAGCTCGTTCACTCAGTATAGACACGACGGTTCGAAAAGATATATTAAAACTCTTTGAAGACCCTTTTTCAAGGCCTGTTTTAAAGCGAGCATTTGTCGTATTAAACATTTCTGTCTACTTACAAGCCAGAGTGTATTTGCGGTGGCCAT containing:
- the LOC138006207 gene encoding uncharacterized protein → MAVTPFTLYLIACIVVSNTTGQQCNPSEVSIPDKALIGHTYTATVVSGPIQCQILCEKDPKCRSYNFHILTKNCEMNDESKETKPNDFVTDDQRFYMKREGPPDPVAWFPLNTSYRTKEINNRVAQGNLLNVVLAPGPDGRADGSYEFLGQNNSYIEFMNSPGGSLNVNFSMTVLCWLNYKKDGPVFNYAASAKKYGVLLYVIHERIFARFRKSDYKATKGMISSTPTPRDTWTFVGASYNHLSGDTKLFADGHQIASENIGTGFELGTQDNARLGVRLGDGKFFRGKISQLKVYNVALSPEQMEVSRNQL